From Psychroflexus torquis ATCC 700755, the proteins below share one genomic window:
- a CDS encoding saccharopine dehydrogenase family protein, producing MRSILIIGAGKSASSLVRFLLKASSKEDLHIIIGDISIDNARSLTADHPNAKAMQLDIFDKANRQEAIQSADIVISMLPARFHMEVAKDCVKFNKNMVTASYVSKEMEALDAEVKEKGLTFMNEIGVDPGIDHMSAMQVIDRIRSQGGKMLLFESFTGGLVAPESDDNLWNYKFTWNPRNVVVAGQGGAAEFIQAGQYKYIPYQRLFRRTEFLSIPKYGRFEGLANRNSLAYRSIYGLENIPTIYRGTLRRIGFSKAWNVFVQLGLTDDTYAMQHTEQMSYRSFVNSFLPYSPTDSVELKLRLSLKIDQDDLIWDKLVELDIFNSEKIIGLKNATPAQALQKILEDKWTLKPEDKDMIVMYHKFGFELNGERRQIDSTMVSIGEDQTYTAMAKTVGLPVGIAALKILNGEIKKPGVLRPIFPEIYNPILKSLEDYDIKFEETEKEFIGYNTDQLN from the coding sequence ATGAGATCAATTTTAATCATAGGTGCTGGAAAATCTGCATCATCACTCGTTAGGTTTTTGCTAAAGGCTTCTTCTAAAGAAGACCTACACATAATAATAGGGGATATTTCTATTGATAATGCTAGAAGCCTAACAGCAGATCATCCCAATGCAAAGGCTATGCAATTAGATATTTTTGACAAAGCCAATAGACAAGAAGCTATACAAAGTGCAGACATTGTTATTTCTATGCTACCTGCCAGATTCCATATGGAAGTTGCAAAAGATTGTGTGAAGTTTAATAAAAACATGGTCACAGCCTCTTATGTATCTAAAGAAATGGAAGCATTGGATGCAGAAGTTAAGGAAAAAGGGCTCACCTTTATGAATGAGATAGGGGTTGACCCTGGCATTGACCATATGAGTGCCATGCAGGTGATAGATAGAATAAGATCTCAAGGAGGCAAAATGTTGCTTTTTGAATCTTTTACGGGGGGACTTGTCGCTCCTGAAAGCGATGATAATCTATGGAATTATAAATTCACTTGGAATCCCAGAAACGTTGTTGTGGCTGGACAAGGTGGAGCCGCAGAATTTATCCAAGCCGGTCAATATAAATATATTCCTTACCAACGCCTTTTTCGCAGAACCGAATTTCTAAGCATTCCAAAATATGGGCGCTTCGAAGGCTTAGCCAATCGAAACTCTTTAGCTTACAGAAGTATATATGGATTGGAGAATATTCCTACCATCTACAGAGGAACCCTAAGACGTATTGGTTTTAGCAAAGCTTGGAATGTATTTGTTCAACTTGGATTGACAGACGATACCTATGCGATGCAACACACAGAACAAATGAGTTATAGATCTTTTGTGAATTCATTCTTGCCCTATTCACCAACAGATTCAGTTGAACTTAAGCTAAGGTTGAGCTTAAAAATTGACCAAGACGATCTCATTTGGGACAAACTTGTAGAGTTGGATATTTTTAATTCAGAGAAAATTATTGGACTAAAAAATGCAACTCCAGCTCAAGCTCTTCAAAAAATTCTAGAAGATAAGTGGACTTTGAAGCCAGAAGATAAAGATATGATTGTGATGTATCATAAATTTGGATTTGAGCTTAATGGGGAAAGAAGGCAAATTGATTCTACAATGGTAAGTATCGGTGAGGACCAAACCTATACGGCCATGGCTAAAACGGTTGGGCTTCCCGTTGGTATTGCTGCCCTCAAAATTCTAAATGGAGAAATTAAAAAGCCCGGTGTGTTAAGGCCTATATTTCCAGAAATATACAATCCTATATTAAAATCATTAGAGGATTACGATATTAAGTTTGAAGAGACCGAAAAAGAATTTATAGGTTATAACACAGATCAACTTAACTAA
- a CDS encoding DUF423 domain-containing protein has product MKQRKKLVLLGSCFGGIGIILGAFAAHGLESIISEDAINTFETGVKYQIYHALFLLFLSTQTFTTQKLNKILFWLILTGVIFFSGSIYGLATNELSSFDFKTIAWITPIGGILLILSWALLFIHIIKKSS; this is encoded by the coding sequence ATGAAGCAAAGAAAAAAATTGGTTTTACTCGGAAGTTGTTTTGGAGGTATAGGAATTATCCTTGGAGCTTTTGCAGCTCATGGCTTGGAAAGCATAATTTCTGAAGATGCTATAAACACCTTTGAAACGGGAGTGAAATACCAAATCTACCACGCCTTGTTTTTGCTTTTTCTATCCACACAAACCTTTACTACACAAAAACTTAACAAAATCCTCTTTTGGCTTATACTCACTGGTGTTATCTTCTTTTCGGGTTCTATATATGGCCTAGCTACCAATGAACTTTCAAGCTTCGACTTTAAAACTATAGCTTGGATTACACCTATAGGTGGAATTTTGTTGATTTTGAGTTGGGCTTTACTCTTCATTCATATTATTAAAAAAAGCTCATAA
- the pckA gene encoding phosphoenolpyruvate carboxykinase (ATP), with amino-acid sequence MNNLKRITKTIELKDYGIDSKRINYQLSPEDLHEISIQKGMGVEVDSGALAVNTGEFTGRSPKDRFIVKDDITKDEVWWSDINLEFDPDQFDKLYNKVVNYLNDKELFVRDCYACADENYRLNIRVINENSWSNMFAYNMFLRPTEKDLEDFSPEWTVVSAPSFKADPEVDGTRAHNFAILNFTRKIALIGGTGYTGEIKKGIFSALNFILPVMKNTLPMHCSANVGKKGDTAIFFGLSGTGKTTLSADPDRRLIGDDEHGWTNENTVFNFEGGCYAKVINLSREGEPEIYDSIKPGAILENVIIKDGEVDFKDKSITQNTRVSYPIHHIDNIQPGSVGENPKNIFFLTADAFGVLPPISKLTPGQAAFHFISGYTAKVAGTEAGVTEPIPSFSACFGAPFMPLHPTRYGEMLSKKMREAEVNVWLINTGWTGGPYGTGNRMKLKFTRAMITAALEGQLSDVEYKTHDIFNIAIPKSCPNVPSNVLNPRETWANKEAYDLKAKSLAKSFIDNFKKFESYADEEILNGAPNA; translated from the coding sequence ATGAATAACTTAAAGCGAATTACTAAAACGATTGAGTTAAAAGATTATGGCATCGATTCAAAGAGAATCAACTATCAACTTTCACCTGAAGATTTACATGAAATCAGCATTCAAAAAGGGATGGGTGTTGAGGTAGATAGTGGTGCACTTGCCGTCAACACTGGTGAATTTACAGGACGATCTCCGAAAGATAGATTCATTGTAAAAGATGATATTACCAAAGATGAAGTATGGTGGAGTGATATCAACTTAGAATTTGACCCTGATCAGTTTGATAAACTATACAATAAAGTGGTTAACTACCTCAACGATAAAGAGCTTTTCGTAAGAGATTGTTATGCCTGTGCAGATGAGAATTACCGACTTAATATAAGAGTCATTAATGAGAATTCATGGAGCAATATGTTTGCTTACAATATGTTTTTAAGGCCTACGGAAAAGGATCTTGAAGATTTTTCTCCAGAGTGGACCGTAGTTAGTGCACCTAGTTTTAAAGCAGACCCTGAGGTTGATGGGACACGGGCCCACAATTTTGCTATTCTTAATTTTACTCGAAAAATCGCCTTAATAGGAGGTACGGGATATACTGGAGAGATAAAGAAAGGGATTTTTTCTGCTCTTAACTTCATACTCCCAGTCATGAAAAACACTCTCCCCATGCACTGCTCTGCCAATGTCGGAAAAAAAGGAGATACTGCTATTTTCTTTGGTCTTTCGGGGACAGGGAAAACGACTTTATCTGCAGATCCAGACAGGAGATTAATTGGAGATGATGAACATGGATGGACCAATGAAAATACAGTCTTTAATTTCGAAGGAGGATGTTATGCAAAAGTCATAAACTTATCTCGCGAAGGAGAACCAGAAATATATGACAGTATTAAACCAGGAGCCATTCTTGAAAATGTAATTATTAAAGATGGGGAAGTAGATTTTAAAGACAAAAGTATCACTCAAAACACAAGGGTAAGTTATCCTATTCATCATATAGACAATATTCAACCTGGGTCTGTTGGGGAAAATCCTAAAAATATCTTTTTTTTAACGGCAGATGCCTTTGGTGTGTTACCTCCTATAAGTAAACTCACCCCTGGACAAGCAGCTTTTCACTTTATAAGTGGTTATACTGCTAAAGTGGCAGGAACAGAAGCTGGAGTTACAGAACCCATACCGAGTTTCTCTGCTTGTTTTGGCGCCCCGTTTATGCCTTTACACCCTACACGGTATGGTGAAATGCTAAGTAAGAAAATGAGAGAAGCAGAAGTAAACGTTTGGCTAATTAACACAGGATGGACTGGAGGACCTTATGGCACAGGAAACCGAATGAAACTGAAGTTTACAAGAGCTATGATTACAGCTGCATTGGAAGGCCAACTTTCTGATGTGGAATACAAAACACACGATATCTTTAATATTGCCATCCCTAAAAGTTGTCCAAACGTTCCCTCTAATGTATTAAACCCTAGAGAGACTTGGGCGAACAAGGAAGCTTATGATCTAAAAGCTAAATCCTTAGCTAAATCGTTTATAGATAATTTCAAAAAATTTGAATCTTACGCGGACGAAGAAATTCTGAATGGTGCCCCCAACGCTTAA
- a CDS encoding uroporphyrinogen-III synthase has product MKVKSILISQPKPNVENSPYSELEERLKLKIDFIPFIHVEPVDSKEVRQQKIDITKFSAIILTSRNAVDHFFRIAEEMRYKIPDSLKYFCLSEAVAFYLQKYVVYRKRKIYVGKRTFQELEVSIKKHKDEKFLLPSSDMLKSMVPQQLDKLGVDWTRGIFYKTVVSDLSHLREVSYDIVVFFSPSGIKSLYENFPDFEQKNTRIAAFGNSTIKAAEEKGLKVQIQAPTPKTPSMTMAIENYVKEN; this is encoded by the coding sequence ATGAAAGTGAAAAGTATCCTTATTTCACAGCCTAAACCTAATGTAGAAAACTCTCCTTATTCAGAACTTGAAGAAAGATTAAAATTAAAAATTGATTTCATCCCCTTTATACACGTTGAGCCAGTAGATTCTAAAGAGGTAAGGCAGCAAAAAATTGACATCACCAAGTTTTCCGCTATTATCCTTACAAGTAGAAATGCAGTAGATCATTTCTTTAGAATTGCTGAAGAAATGAGATATAAAATACCAGATAGTCTTAAATATTTTTGTTTGAGTGAAGCGGTAGCCTTTTACTTGCAGAAGTATGTAGTGTATAGAAAGCGTAAGATTTATGTTGGGAAAAGAACATTTCAAGAACTTGAAGTAAGTATTAAGAAGCATAAAGATGAAAAATTCTTATTGCCTTCCTCAGATATGCTTAAGTCTATGGTGCCACAGCAGCTCGATAAACTTGGTGTAGATTGGACGCGTGGCATTTTTTATAAAACTGTGGTAAGCGATCTTTCTCATCTTAGAGAAGTATCTTACGATATTGTGGTTTTCTTTAGTCCTAGCGGGATTAAGTCGCTTTACGAGAATTTCCCAGATTTCGAACAAAAAAATACACGCATCGCTGCTTTTGGGAACTCAACCATCAAAGCCGCCGAGGAGAAAGGTCTAAAGGTCCAAATACAAGCTCCTACTCCAAAAACCCCATCTATGACAATGGCCATTGAAAACTATGTAAAAGAGAACTAA
- a CDS encoding DUF4271 domain-containing protein: protein MGIILLILIFMLIIKWNKTNYFFSYVNSFYDMSFFNKKFSEKRRIELPEVFILLSSLLGLSFFLHVISDSGDFNITSYLQIFLLLLIFLLSKYLIEKMIGDLFEIDPLINKYLFFKQGVLSWISLFILFPFGLLIYFQNIDHSLSVTLVIALVTLLYTVKLLIYALSYQKHILAYWFYFILYLCVFEIAPYLILFKMFNTD from the coding sequence GTGGGAATTATCCTGCTTATTTTGATATTTATGTTGATTATAAAGTGGAACAAGACGAACTATTTTTTTTCTTATGTAAACTCTTTTTATGACATGTCTTTTTTCAATAAAAAATTCTCTGAAAAAAGGCGCATAGAGCTCCCCGAGGTTTTTATTTTATTATCAAGTCTTTTAGGATTATCTTTTTTCCTTCATGTCATATCCGACAGCGGTGACTTCAATATTACGTCATACCTTCAAATCTTTTTATTGCTATTGATTTTTTTATTAAGTAAATACCTTATTGAAAAAATGATAGGAGACTTGTTTGAAATAGATCCACTCATAAATAAATATCTTTTTTTTAAGCAAGGTGTTTTAAGTTGGATTAGTTTATTTATACTATTTCCTTTTGGATTGCTTATTTATTTTCAAAACATAGACCACTCACTTTCTGTGACCTTGGTTATTGCTCTTGTGACCTTGCTTTACACTGTAAAGCTATTGATTTATGCTCTCTCTTATCAAAAGCATATTTTAGCTTACTGGTTTTACTTTATTTTGTACCTTTGCGTTTTTGAAATCGCACCCTACCTAATTCTTTTTAAAATGTTTAACACAGACTAA
- a CDS encoding polyprenol monophosphomannose synthase gives MSHKLVIIPTYNEVENIEKVVRNIFSQPVNFDILVVDDSSLDKTWALVQNLQEEFKGRLHLEIRKSKSGLGKAYLHGFRWALERSYDYIFEMDADFSHNPNDLIRLYNTCLKDGFDMSIGSRYITGVNVINWPMKRVLLSWLASKYVKIITGLPIEDTTAGFICYHRKVLEDMDLNKIKFVGYAFQIEMKFKAFKKGFKIKEIPVIFTDRTKGKSKMSTGIIKEAVFGVMSLKLKSLLGKI, from the coding sequence ATGTCTCACAAATTAGTCATCATTCCTACATATAACGAAGTTGAAAATATTGAAAAGGTCGTCAGAAATATTTTCTCTCAACCTGTCAATTTTGATATTCTCGTTGTAGACGATTCTTCCCTTGACAAGACTTGGGCTTTAGTTCAAAACTTACAAGAAGAGTTTAAGGGTAGGTTACATTTAGAAATACGAAAATCTAAGAGCGGTTTAGGGAAAGCCTATTTACATGGGTTCCGTTGGGCTCTCGAAAGATCTTATGATTATATTTTTGAAATGGATGCCGACTTTTCTCATAATCCAAATGATCTAATAAGGCTGTATAATACTTGTCTTAAAGATGGTTTTGATATGAGTATTGGATCGAGATATATAACTGGGGTTAATGTGATAAATTGGCCTATGAAAAGGGTCTTATTGTCTTGGCTGGCTTCAAAATACGTAAAAATTATTACGGGATTACCTATAGAAGATACTACTGCTGGGTTTATTTGTTATCACCGGAAGGTACTGGAGGATATGGATCTTAATAAAATAAAGTTTGTAGGTTATGCGTTTCAAATTGAAATGAAATTTAAAGCCTTTAAAAAAGGATTTAAAATAAAGGAGATTCCAGTTATATTTACAGACAGGACAAAAGGGAAGTCGAAAATGAGCACAGGCATCATCAAAGAAGCTGTCTTTGGTGTAATGAGCCTTAAATTGAAAAGCCTTCTAGGTAAAATTTGA
- a CDS encoding dihydroorotase, with amino-acid sequence MREYLIKNSKIVNEGEIFEGDVHIKDDWIVEVSSSISAKSSDIKIIDAGGKHLIPGIIDDQVHFREPGLTHKETILTGSKAAISGGITSYFEMPNTNPQTTTIDKLEEKFSIAKENSYANYSFMFGGTNDNLEEIKKINPKTTAALKLFLGSSTGNMLVDNEKVLEQIFKHSPLIIATHCEDEDTVKRNLDAYLKTYGEDIPIKYHPAIRSEEACYLSSSKAVALAKKTGARLHVFHLSTAKELKLFSSKLPLKKKKITAEVCIHHLWFDDTDYEKKGTYIKWNPAVKTANDKEKLLKGLNNNLIDVVASDHAPHTKEEKNNTYTKAPSGGPLVQHALPAMLEFYHQGKLSLEKIVEKMCHNPAILFDVDQRGFIKEGYKADLVLLDLKAPWTVNSSNIFYKCGWSPFEGSTFKSRVTHTFVNGHLVYENFKFNEGKFGQRLKFNR; translated from the coding sequence ATGAGAGAATATCTAATCAAAAATTCTAAGATCGTCAATGAGGGTGAAATCTTTGAAGGCGACGTTCATATCAAAGACGATTGGATAGTAGAGGTCTCTTCGTCGATAAGTGCAAAATCGAGTGACATCAAAATTATTGATGCCGGCGGGAAACATCTTATTCCAGGCATTATAGACGACCAAGTTCACTTTAGAGAACCTGGATTAACCCATAAAGAAACGATACTCACAGGATCCAAAGCTGCTATTTCCGGTGGTATCACCTCCTATTTTGAAATGCCCAATACCAATCCGCAAACCACTACCATAGACAAGTTAGAAGAAAAATTCAGTATCGCTAAAGAAAATTCTTACGCTAACTACTCCTTTATGTTTGGTGGTACAAACGATAACTTGGAGGAAATCAAAAAAATAAACCCTAAAACTACGGCGGCCTTAAAGTTGTTTTTAGGCTCTTCAACTGGTAATATGTTGGTAGATAACGAAAAGGTCCTTGAACAAATCTTTAAACATTCACCCCTAATCATTGCTACCCATTGTGAAGATGAAGACACTGTAAAAAGAAATTTGGATGCTTATCTAAAAACCTACGGCGAAGACATCCCTATAAAATATCATCCAGCCATTCGAAGCGAAGAAGCTTGCTATTTATCGTCGTCTAAAGCTGTTGCTTTGGCAAAAAAAACAGGCGCTAGATTACATGTCTTTCACCTATCAACGGCCAAAGAATTAAAATTATTTTCCAGTAAGCTACCGCTTAAAAAGAAAAAGATTACTGCTGAAGTTTGTATTCATCACCTCTGGTTTGACGATACAGATTATGAGAAAAAAGGAACCTACATTAAATGGAATCCAGCTGTAAAAACAGCAAATGACAAAGAGAAACTCCTAAAAGGACTAAACAACAATTTGATAGATGTAGTTGCATCAGACCATGCTCCTCATACCAAGGAAGAAAAAAACAACACCTATACTAAAGCACCAAGTGGAGGTCCACTTGTACAACACGCTTTACCAGCCATGCTAGAGTTTTACCATCAAGGAAAATTAAGCTTAGAAAAAATTGTAGAAAAAATGTGCCACAATCCAGCTATCTTATTTGATGTAGACCAACGCGGTTTTATAAAAGAGGGCTACAAAGCAGATTTAGTCCTCTTAGACTTAAAAGCACCTTGGACAGTCAACTCTAGCAATATATTTTATAAATGTGGGTGGTCCCCTTTTGAAGGGTCAACCTTCAAGTCTAGGGTAACCCATACCTTTGTAAATGGCCACTTGGTCTATGAGAATTTCAAATTTAATGAGGGCAAGTTCGGTCAACGCCTAAAATTTAACAGATAA
- a CDS encoding DUF4296 domain-containing protein, with amino-acid sequence MKYTLYLLFICIVSLLGCQKIEDVEKPDKLLNKSEMKGLIYDMVLLDASYGINEKKFKDMSLDMLEFISTKYQLDSTQIKLNIEYYNINFDDNLEIYEAVKDSLERLDRLYIDRAKEIDSLKKLKRIKKDSIAKLDTLSPKKILKVLSKT; translated from the coding sequence ATGAAATACACTCTATATTTATTATTCATTTGTATTGTTTCATTACTGGGTTGTCAAAAAATTGAAGATGTCGAAAAACCAGATAAACTTTTGAACAAATCCGAAATGAAAGGCCTTATTTATGATATGGTTCTCCTAGATGCTTCTTATGGGATTAATGAAAAAAAATTTAAAGATATGAGTTTGGATATGCTGGAATTTATCTCTACTAAATATCAATTGGATAGTACCCAGATCAAATTGAATATTGAGTATTACAACATCAACTTTGATGACAATCTTGAAATTTATGAAGCTGTAAAAGATAGTCTTGAAAGATTAGATAGACTCTACATTGATCGCGCAAAGGAAATCGATAGTTTGAAAAAACTAAAGAGAATAAAAAAAGATTCTATTGCCAAATTGGACACCTTGTCTCCAAAAAAAATACTTAAAGTGCTAAGTAAAACCTAA
- a CDS encoding SDR family oxidoreductase, producing the protein MICIDLWQRYYNEKGFNFRNLYIYQMNLLSGATGLVGAHLLAQLILNKEQTRALYRTKTKQDQAISIILKYGITLREVNQFVEWFQGDILNIPRLEEAFLDVTHVYHCAGLISNSPSEYKMMRKINIEGTSNMVNLAIDFSILKFCHVSSIATLGKTLGQEFVTEETVLTEDLKQSSYEISKYGAEMEVWRGSQEGLDVVIVNPGIILGDGFYESGSGLLLSKIKNGLKFYPQKITGFVSVYDVSKAMHQLMKSSITNERFILVAENLKFKMVIDEFSRLYQVSPPKLALKPWMLYLAWCFEILRSFLTSYKRQLTLDAIPNLFEYSFYSSDKIKSELDFDFEAFTVYASKISQRS; encoded by the coding sequence ATGATCTGTATTGATTTATGGCAAAGATATTATAATGAAAAAGGTTTCAACTTTCGAAATTTGTATATTTACCAAATGAATTTACTTTCTGGAGCTACAGGTCTTGTTGGAGCACATCTTCTCGCTCAGCTTATTTTGAATAAAGAACAAACAAGGGCTTTATACAGAACCAAAACGAAGCAAGATCAGGCCATTTCTATTATTTTGAAATACGGCATTACTCTACGAGAAGTAAATCAATTTGTCGAGTGGTTTCAAGGTGATATTTTAAATATACCCAGGCTTGAAGAGGCCTTCTTAGATGTAACTCATGTTTACCATTGCGCTGGATTGATAAGCAATAGTCCCTCTGAGTATAAAATGATGCGAAAAATAAATATTGAAGGCACCTCTAATATGGTAAATTTGGCCATAGATTTTTCTATTTTGAAGTTTTGTCACGTGAGTTCTATCGCAACTTTAGGAAAAACCTTGGGTCAAGAATTTGTCACAGAAGAGACTGTTTTAACTGAAGATTTAAAACAATCTTCTTACGAAATAAGCAAATATGGTGCAGAGATGGAAGTATGGAGAGGGTCTCAAGAAGGTCTTGACGTTGTGATTGTAAATCCTGGAATTATATTGGGAGATGGATTTTATGAGTCGGGGAGTGGACTTCTGCTTTCCAAAATTAAAAATGGACTTAAGTTTTATCCCCAAAAAATCACTGGTTTTGTGAGTGTGTATGATGTGAGTAAAGCGATGCATCAACTTATGAAAAGTTCCATCACCAATGAACGTTTTATATTGGTCGCCGAAAATTTAAAATTTAAAATGGTCATCGATGAATTTTCTAGATTATATCAAGTCTCACCTCCAAAGTTGGCTCTTAAACCATGGATGTTATACTTGGCTTGGTGCTTTGAAATTCTAAGGTCTTTTTTGACTTCATATAAACGACAATTGACCTTAGATGCCATCCCGAATTTATTTGAATATTCCTTCTATTCTTCTGATAAAATAAAATCTGAGTTAGACTTTGATTTTGAAGCGTTTACGGTCTATGCTTCGAAGATTTCACAAAGATCCTAA
- the tyrS gene encoding tyrosine--tRNA ligase, giving the protein MKNDFIEEVTWRGMIHDVMPGTQDHLNESPRAAYVGIDPTADSLHIGHLVSVMMLRHFQLAGHKPVALVGGATGMIGDPSGKSQERNLLDEATLRHNQNALKAQLSKFLEFDAKEDNSAILVNNYDWMKDFSFLDFIRDVGKHITVNYMMSKESVKKRLSSESKEGMSFTEFTYQLVQGYDFLHLYRTQKCTLQMGGSDQWGNITTGTELIRRIDQGKGFALTCPLITKADGTKFGKTATGNIWLDPKKTSPYKFYQYWINTSDEDAEIFIKIFTFLSQKEISDLVNTHKEQPHLRQLQSRLADEITAAVHSKKGLDKAKEASQVLFGKSTEEDLAKLDEATFLDVFEGVPLKELSKEILNDNFDMIAALSAETEFLSSNGEARRALKENSISVNKSKVGLDYTLTEKDLINGKYVLINKGKKNTYLIKFN; this is encoded by the coding sequence ATGAAAAACGATTTTATAGAAGAAGTAACTTGGAGAGGGATGATCCACGATGTTATGCCGGGGACTCAGGACCACCTTAATGAATCACCTAGAGCGGCTTATGTGGGGATAGATCCAACTGCAGATTCCCTTCATATTGGCCATTTGGTAAGCGTAATGATGCTTAGGCATTTTCAACTTGCAGGACACAAGCCTGTAGCTTTGGTTGGCGGCGCTACTGGTATGATAGGAGATCCTTCAGGAAAGTCTCAAGAACGAAATCTTTTAGATGAAGCTACATTAAGGCATAACCAAAACGCTTTAAAAGCACAATTATCTAAATTCTTAGAGTTTGATGCTAAAGAAGATAATTCTGCTATCCTAGTAAATAACTATGATTGGATGAAGGATTTTTCTTTCTTAGATTTTATTAGAGATGTTGGTAAGCATATTACTGTAAACTATATGATGTCCAAAGAATCTGTAAAAAAACGTTTGTCTTCAGAGTCTAAAGAAGGTATGAGTTTTACAGAATTCACTTACCAGCTTGTTCAAGGTTACGATTTTTTGCACCTCTATAGAACACAAAAATGTACTTTACAGATGGGGGGAAGCGATCAATGGGGTAATATTACAACAGGCACAGAATTGATTCGCCGGATCGACCAAGGAAAAGGCTTTGCACTAACCTGCCCACTGATTACAAAAGCTGATGGTACCAAATTTGGTAAAACAGCAACAGGGAATATTTGGTTAGATCCTAAAAAAACATCGCCATATAAATTTTACCAGTATTGGATCAATACCAGTGATGAGGATGCAGAAATATTTATAAAGATTTTCACCTTCCTTTCCCAAAAAGAGATTTCAGACTTGGTGAACACACATAAAGAACAGCCGCATTTAAGGCAACTGCAAAGTAGGCTGGCAGATGAAATCACAGCTGCAGTACACTCTAAAAAGGGTTTAGACAAGGCTAAAGAAGCTTCTCAAGTTCTATTTGGAAAAAGCACTGAAGAAGACTTAGCAAAGCTCGATGAGGCTACATTTCTGGATGTCTTCGAAGGGGTTCCGCTTAAAGAATTAAGCAAAGAGATCTTAAATGATAACTTTGATATGATTGCTGCGCTTTCCGCAGAAACTGAGTTTTTAAGCTCAAATGGTGAAGCAAGAAGAGCCTTAAAAGAAAATTCTATATCCGTGAATAAGTCTAAAGTAGGATTGGATTATACGCTTACAGAAAAAGATTTGATTAACGGCAAATATGTTTTAATCAATAAAGGAAAAAAGAACACTTATTTAATAAAATTCAACTAA
- a CDS encoding exodeoxyribonuclease III, whose amino-acid sequence MKIVSYNVNGIRAALKKGLIDWLKTTDADVVCFQETKAQPEQIDNSIFENIGYNNCYWYSAEKKGYSSVGILCKSEPKHVEYGTGIDYMDREGRNLRVDFEDVSIMSLYLPSGTNDARLNYKFTYMDDFKVYIENLKKEIPPLVICGDYNICHEAIDIHDPVRLKTVSGFLPAEREWLSKFLKDSGFVDSFRKLNEDVVHYSWWSYRANARQNNKGWRLDYLLVAQEIEDLVFRSVILPDAKHSDHCPVLLELK is encoded by the coding sequence ATGAAAATTGTTTCATATAACGTAAATGGCATAAGAGCCGCTCTCAAAAAAGGATTGATAGACTGGTTAAAAACTACAGATGCGGATGTGGTTTGTTTTCAAGAAACCAAAGCACAACCGGAACAGATAGATAACAGTATTTTTGAAAACATTGGGTATAACAATTGCTACTGGTATTCCGCAGAAAAGAAAGGCTATAGCAGCGTTGGTATACTTTGTAAATCTGAACCTAAGCATGTCGAATATGGAACAGGAATAGACTATATGGATAGAGAAGGACGAAACCTAAGGGTCGATTTTGAAGACGTCTCCATAATGAGTCTCTATCTTCCTTCAGGCACCAACGATGCTAGGTTGAACTATAAGTTTACCTACATGGATGATTTTAAAGTTTATATCGAAAATTTAAAAAAAGAAATCCCTCCCCTAGTCATTTGTGGAGATTACAATATTTGCCATGAGGCCATAGATATTCACGACCCCGTAAGATTAAAAACAGTCTCTGGTTTTTTACCAGCAGAGCGAGAGTGGCTATCTAAATTTTTGAAAGACTCTGGCTTTGTGGATTCCTTCCGAAAATTAAACGAAGATGTTGTACACTATTCTTGGTGGAGTTATAGAGCAAATGCCCGACAAAATAATAAAGGCTGGAGGCTAGATTATCTTTTGGTTGCTCAAGAAATAGAAGACCTGGTGTTTAGGTCTGTCATTTTACCCGACGCTAAGCATAGCGACCACTGCCCTGTCTTACTCGAATTGAAATAA